The following proteins are co-located in the Bombus pascuorum chromosome 3, iyBomPasc1.1, whole genome shotgun sequence genome:
- the LOC132905570 gene encoding dynein axonemal intermediate chain 4 → MKVNEVGSPQITSRDQSSRFESPISSKFKLNAAGKTRKIAGKNLTSVILQQRQALRVIEDDVDVTPKLLSHPTYSSLDEKQITAFETIGLSQTGSVGTLSILSGLSIAVKESSSTIIRTSSVPSGSMTTDDILFESLLSTQTDDFDDDDEDKVPPQFYLPSEDPNILLIRPDTVTLTLRETETFFIFDIQPRTADLLTPDGIAVKEENENYEYKTIGPGSNRKLIDTETQTMQVLTKSQGTHLSRRRRKNRGMFVNNWVMYDAYGAPELMIEKNGLLVVHRKESLQEMLQSKALKAKLPKSKIYEKKTSEQQQIYIFQHINFRNAVRVMERIISNNIFIHAQKRFTGLIKQDPCSLDLEFTYSPDLLWIHDSEETSGRPVSSFRWNYVNRSILAVGYGARVNSEIKNGLVLLWSAKNPGVPARYYSFDSPVSDLDWSRERPNLLAIGYYNGEIKVIDVSNPDLNVVRRSEKATFSTSPHWQVQWWPGDEQYEYQEQIYTCNQDGCVFCYRYVEDFTSSMIMKVYRIEGTLPGVTRTVQCNFYDISISRSPGALALRKHPTLSAIYFVGTDEGCIYKCSTNYLYQHIDSFLAHDGPIYSMMFSPFCSKIFLTCGADWCIRIWAEGLTDPLITMSTTMACVRYAAWSPVHSTIIVSIVNNEICIWDIRRKIYKPASVTTSPNTNRFIMVDFTANGNQLVAADVEGVVYVYNLEGMPFPPYSQEQVLVESIEKALITKPILLKNLKKLGPPFSR, encoded by the exons ATGAAAGTAAACGAAGTAGGATCTCCACAAATTACCTCGAGGGATCAAAGCAGCAGATTCGAAAGCCCAATTTCGTCGAAGTTTAAGCTCAACGCAGCAGGAAAGACGCGTAAGATCGCGGGCAAAAACCTAACCTCAGTTATTTTACAACAACGTCAGGCACTCCGCGTGATAGAGGATGACGTTGATGTCACTCCAAAATTACTGAGCCATCCAACCTACAGTTCGCTTGACGAGAAACAGATAACTGCATTCGAAACAATCGGATTATCCCAGACCGGCAGTGTCGGTACACTGTCCATCCTTTCCGGTTTAAGCATTGCAGTAAAAGAAAGTTCCTCTACGATCATCAGAACCTCCTCAGTTCCTTCCGGTTCGATGACAACGGATGATATCCTGTTTGAAAGTTTATTATCCACTCAAACAGATGATtttgatgatgatgatgaagatAAAGTTCCTCCTCAATTTTATCTACCTAG CGAAGATCCAAATATTCTCTTAATTCGACCCGATACCGTGACGCTCACTTTGAGGGAAACGGAGACGTTCTTCATTTTCGATATACAGCCTCGAACTGCTGATTTACTTACGCCAGATGGTATAGCGGTTAAAGAAGAGAACGAGAATTACGAATATAAAACGATAGGACCTGGttcgaatagaaaattaatagataCCGAAACTCAAACCATGCAAGTGCTTACGAAATCTCAAGGAACGCACCTCAGCAGAAGGAGACGTAAAAATCGAGGCATGTTCGTGAATAATTGGGTAATGTACGACGCTTATGGCGCCCCTGAATTGATGATTGAAAAAAATGGTTTGCTCGTCGTACATAGAAAGGAATCTTTGCAAGAAATGTTGCAATCAAAG GCTTTGAAAGCTAAACTACCAAAATCAAAAATTTACGAGAAGAAGACTTCCGAGCAACAgcagatatatatattccaaCATATCAATTTCCGGAATGCCGTACGAGTAATGGAGCGTATAATATCgaacaacattttcattcaCGCTCAAAAGCGTTTCACCGGCCTGATTAAACAGGATCCATGTAGCCTTGATTTGGAGTTCACGTACAGTCCAGACCTCCTCTGGATTCACGATTCTGAAGAAACTTCGGGGAGACCAGTATCTTCATTCCGCTGGAATTACGTTAACAGAAGCATTCTAGCCGTAGGATATGGGGCACGAGTtaattcagaaattaaaaatggcTTGGTGTTACTCTGGTCTGCCAAGAATCCTGGTGTACCGGCTCGTTATTACAGTTTTGATAGTCCGGTGTCAGACCTCGATTGGAGTCGGGAACGGCCGAATTTACTTGCTATCGGTTACTACAACGGCGAAATCAAGGTGATCGACGTAAGCAATCCAGATCTCAATGTCGTACGACGAAGCGAGAAAGCTACATTTTCGACTTCTCCGCACTGGCAAGTTCAATGGTGGCCAGGTGACGAGCAATACGAATACCAAGAACAAATTTATACGTGCAATCAGGACGGTTGCGTGTTTTGTTATCGATACGTCGAAGATTTCACTTCATCGATGATTATGAAGGTTTATAGGATAGAGGGAACGTTGCCGGGTGTCACTAGGACTGTTCAGTGTAACTTTTACGATATATCAATCAGTCGAAGCCCTGGGGCATTGGCACTACGAAAGCATCCTACTTTAAGTGCCATTTATTTCGTGGGTACGGACGAAGGTTGTATCTACAAATGTTCcacgaattatttatatcaacaTATAGACAGTTTTCTAGCGCACGATGGACCAATTTACTCGATGATGTTCTCTCCATTCTGTTCAAAAATCTTCCTAACCTGTGGCGCCGACTGGTGCATTCGAATCTGGGCAGAAGGATTGACAGATCCACTGATTACTATGTCCACAACAATGGCATGCGTTCGATACGCAGCCTGGTCTCCCGTCCATTCCACGATCATAGTAAGCATCGTCAATAACGAGATCTGTATATGGGATATCAGACGAAAGATATACAAACCTGCGTCGGTGACAACGTCACCCAACACCAACAGATTTATTATGGTTGATTTTACGGCAAATGGTAACCAACTCGTGGCGGCGGATGTGGAAGGTgttgtatatgtgtataatctTGAGGGAATGCCATTTCCGCCGTACAGTCAGGAACAGGTGCTGGTAGAGTCGATCGAGAAGGCTTTAATCACGAAACCGATACTCCTGAAGAATCTAAAGAAGCTCGGACCGCCATTTTCTCGATAA
- the LOC132905591 gene encoding E3 ubiquitin-protein ligase RNF185-like: protein MSATREQAGPSKPWDSTTEEKEKDNRTFECNICLDTAKNAVISMCGHLFCWPCLHQWLETRPTRQMCPVCKAAISKDKVIPLYGRGDTKQEDPRNNVPPRPAGQRTEPENNIGFSSFGFGEGSYMSFGIGTFPFAFLTSTLNFGETRPTAAARGTPQYEEEQFLSKVFLWVALIFVCWLLMA from the exons ATGAGTGCCACAAGGGAACAAGCAGGGCCATCCAAACCATGGGATTCTACtacagaagaaaaagaaaaggataatCGAACTTTTGAATGCAATATATGTCTTGATACTGCAAAAAATGCTGTTATCAGCATGTGCGGTCATTTATTTTG ttGGCCTTGTTTGCATCAATGGTTAGAGACACGTCCAACAAGACAAATGTGTCCTGTCTGTAAAGCTGCGATCAGCAAGGATAAAGTCATTCCATTATATGGACGTGGAGATACAAAACAAGAAGATCCAAG gaATAATGTTCCACCACGTCCTGCTGGGCAAAGAACAGAacctgaaaataatattggaTTTTCTAGTTTTGGGTTTGGAGAAGGTTCTTACATGTCATTTGGTATCGGAACATTTCCATTTGCATTTTTAACATCTACACTTAACTTTGGGGAAACACGACCAACCGCAG cTGCTAGAGGAACACCGCAGTATGAAGAAGAACAATTCCTTTCGAAAGTATTTCTATGGGTGGCTTTGATATTTGTTTGTTGGCTCTTGATGGCATAA
- the LOC132905597 gene encoding selenoprotein M-like: MAPMIAVISFFAVAFATSNIDSTNSYYASARVESCSGCRLSRLPDVKKFIFEDLPNYNNVEFKHIPGAVPELLLFNDNEEEIERLPLSSLTREECNNLLISKGFTKKTSKDEI, translated from the exons ATGGCTCCTATGATAGCTGTCATTTCCTTCTTTGCTGTCGCTTTTGCAACTTCTAATATTGATTCAACGAACAGTTATTATGCATCTGCAAGAGTTGag AGTTGCAGTGGTTGTCGTCTAAGCCGGCTCCcagatgttaaaaaatttatctttgaaGATTTACCTAACTA TAATAACGTTGAATTTAAACATATTCCAGGTGCAGTTCCAGAACTGCTTCTCTTCAATGATAATGAAGAg GAAATAGAGAGATTACCTTTGTCAAGTTTGACACGGGAAGAATGCAATAATCTCTTAATTTCTAAAGGCTTTACAAAAAAGACATCAAAGGatgagatataa
- the LOC132905576 gene encoding pre-mRNA-processing factor 19 — protein sequence MALSCAISNEVPEHPVVSPVSGSIFEKRLIEKYLAENGVDPITGKELTVDQLIDIKTTAIVKPKPPSATSIPAILKILQDEWDAVMLHSFTLRQQLQTARQELSHSLYQHDAACRVIARLTKEVTAAREALATLKPQAGIVQATTIPQPALAVEAGGTAAQPMEQAGITEDVIQKLQERATVLTQERKRRGRSVPEDLLPQDSIRAFQTLASHPGLHSASVPGILALDIHSADTSKILTGGADKNATVFNKDTEQVVAILKGHTKKVTRVIYHPEEDIVMTASPDTTIRVWNVGTSQTTLLLKAHDAPVTGLSLHPTGDYLLSSSLDQHWAFSDIRTGRLLTKVAGQASQPLTTAQFHPDGLIFGTGTQDSQVKIWDLKEQSNVANFPGHSGPITAISFSENGYYLATAAEDSCVKLWDLRKLKNFKTLQLEESYEVKDICFDQSGTYLAVAGTDVRVYLCKQWQELKVLNDHTAAATGVRFGKHAQYIASTSMDRTLKLYGLP from the exons ATGGCGCTCTCTTGTGCGA ttTCTAACGAAGTCCCGGAACACCCGGTCGTATCTCCAGTATCTGGTTCCATATTTGAGAAacgtttaattgaaaaatatctagCTGAAAATGGAGTGGATCCCATAACTGGAAAGGAATTAACCGTAGATCAACTTATTGATATCAAAA CAACTGCAATAGTTAAACCTAAACCACCAAGTGCCACATCAATTCCAgctatattgaaaattttacaagatGAGTGGGATGCTGTTATGTTACATTCATTTACGCTTAGACAACAACTTCAAACAGCTAGACAGGAACTATCTCATTCTTTATATCAACATGATGCAGCATGCCGTGTAATTGCTAGATTGACAAAAGAAGTAACAGCAGCCAGAGAAGCTTTAGCAACGTTGAAACCCCAGGCTGGAATTGTTCAGGCTACTACTATCCCACAACCT GCACTTGCAGTAGAAGCTGGAGGTACAGCTGCTCAACCTATGGAACAAGCTGGTATTACTGAAGATGTGATACAAAAACTTCAAGAAAGAGCAACAGTACTCACTCAGGAAAGGAAACGTCGCGGACGTTCGGTTCCTGAAGATCTACTTCCACAAGATAGTATTCGTGCATTTCAAACACTTGCGTCACATCCT gGTCTCCATTCAGCCAGTGTTCCTGGTATACTTGCACTTGACATTCACAGTGCAGATACCAGTAAAATCTTAACAGGTGGTGCTGATaaaaatgctacagtatttaACAAAGATACAGAGCAAGTTGTTGCAATATTAAAGGGACACACTAAGAAG gTTACTAGAGTAATTTATCATCCAGAAGAAGATATTGTAATGACTGCATCACCTGATACTACAATACGTGTATGGAATGTAGGAACCAGTCAAACAACTTTGTTATTAAAAGCTCACGATGCCCCTGTGACTGGATTGTCCTTACACCCAACAGGCGATTATTTATTAAGTTCATCATTGGATCAACATTGGGCATTCTCTGATATACGTACTGGTAGATTATTGACTAAG GTTGCTGGACAAGCTAGCCAACCATTAACCACAGCTCAGTTTCACCCTGATGGATTGATCTTTGGCACTGGGACTCAGGATTCGCAAGTGAAAATTTGGGATTTAAAGGAACAGTCAAACGTAGCTAATTTCCCAGGTCATTCAGGTCCAATTACGGCAATTAGTTTCTCTGAAAATGGTTATTATTTAGCTACTGCTGCAGAGGATTCTTGTGTGAAACTTTGGGATTTGCGTAAACTAAAGAACTTTAAAACCCTTCAATTGGAAGAATCATATGAAGTTAAAGATATTTGCTTTGATCAAAGTGGAACGTATTTGGCAGTAGCTGGAACAGACGTAAG AGTGTACTTGTGTAAACAATGGCAAGAACTGAAAGTGCTTAATGACCATACGGCAGCCGCAACTGGTGTTCGTTTTGGAAAACATGCGCAGTATATAGCATCGACTAGTATGGACAGAACTTTAAAACTTTATGGTTTACCTTAA